GTGCTGCGGAGTGATCGGGGGGAGTGCGGACATGTGACTTCCAGACATGGGACGGGCGGACCGGCGGGCGGCCGGACCGAACGAGCGTAACGGACTCAGTCGGTGGGTTCCCGGAGCAGCCCCTCGACGGCCGCGGTGACCTCGTCGGGGCGCACGGCTCGGATGCAGTGGGGTTCGCGCGCGACGCACTCGTCGACGCACCCGTCGGCGGGGTGGGACGGCTGCAGCATCGCGCTGCGCGCCGACCACGGGCCGAAGCGTTCCGGGGCGTTGTCGCTCCACGGCGAGCCGCTCGCGGGGTGGCAGGTCACGACGACCGTGGGCACCTCGAGGCTGCTCGAGATGTGCTGCAGGCCCGAGTCGTTGCCCAGGAACACATCGCACCGCGAGATGGCGGCTGCGCTCTCGCTCAGGCTGAGCTTCCCGGCCAGATCGACGGCTCGGATGCCGCGGGCTTCGAGCAAGGAGACGAGCTCTCGGGCGCGGGCGGTGTCGACGCCGCCGCCCAGGATCTGGACCGCGACGGGACGCTCGGCGGCGAGGTTCTGCATCACTTCGGCGAGATCCTCGACGGGCCACTGACGCTTCGCGTCGCGAGCTCCGATGCCGAGGCCGACCACGATCCCGTCGGTGTCGCCGAGGCTCGCCTTCGCGGTCGCCGCGCGCAGGTCGGCGTCATCGAAGAGACCTCGGCCGACCGGCGGAAGGCGGTGATCCTCCCAGGGGAGGCCGAGGTACTCGGCGACGCGACGCAACTGCCCGACCGTGAGACGCGGCGTCGTGCCGCGTGAGATGACATCGGTGAGCAGCTTGTCCTGCGGGCCGAACCATTCCGGCTCGCGCTCGGGGACCGGAGCGAACCCGACGACCGAGCGCGCGCGCGACGCGACCGCCAGGTACCGGACCGGGGTGTCGTCGAAGTCCCACCGCGGCAGGATCGCGAGGTCGTACCCCCGGAGGCCGAAGCGGCGGAGCCCCTGCCGCGCCGTGAGGATCTGACGCTTGAGCGCGGACCCCTCCGTCACCGGCATCCATTCGATGACTCGATCGACGGTCGGGGTCGCGTGGAACATCGTGGCGGGTCCGGGCTTGAGCACGAAGTGCACGGTCGCCTCGGGCCAGTGGGCGCGGATCGCGGCGAAGAGGGCCAGCGTCGTGCTGGTGTCGCCGATCTCGTCGCTGCGGAGGACGACGATGCGCCGCGGGCGGACCGTCGGATCCCAGGGGCGTCGCCGACGGGCTCCGAAGAGACGGGCGAAGACGGCCGGGGAGAGCGGGTCGCGGTGACGGATCGCGTTGATCTGCCAGACGGCCCGGCGGAGGAGTGAACGCACGGGATCGAGCTTAGAGGGCCGTCCGAGGACTCCCTGTGCGTGGCTCAGCGTCCGGTACGAGCCGACCGGGCTGAGCGAGCGCTGCGAGCCGCCTCGTCGAGTATCGCGGCGCGAGCGTCGAAGGAGTGCTCCGCGCGGACACGTTCCGCGATCTGCCCCAGGCGCACCCGGTCGGGAAAGATCTCGTCGGGGTCCGCCTCGAGCAACTCGAGAAGGTGCCGTTCATCGCGGTAGGCGATCACGGCTCCGCCGAAGATCTCCTCGATCCCGTCGACGTCCTCCGAGATCACGCGTCCTCCCACGGCGACGACGTCGAACGGACGCATCGCGATGAAACCCTGGCGACGCATCGCCGGCCACTGGTCGTTGAGCACGATCGAGGCCGACTCGTAGCGACGGGGGAGTTCGGCATGCGCGATGGTCTGGGCGGCGATGGCGGAGTGCGGGATGAAAGGACGCCAGTCGGGTCCGTAGACGCGAACGGGCAGCCCCGCCCGCAGTGGCACGACCACGCTCGGTCGCGCGATACCGCGCGCGGTACCGACGAAGACGATCTCATCGGTGCGATCGACACCGCGCGGGTGGAACAGATCGGTGTCGGTGGCTTCCAGGAGAGGCTGCACGTCGATTCCCCATCGCTCCCGTGTACGCGCTGACCACCGCTCGGAGGCGGCGAAGACACGGTCGAACTGCGCGAGTTCTCCGCGCGTGAGGTCGTCGGGATGGCTGATGATCCACTGCAGACTGACGCCGGGCCCCACCGGATCGATGCGATAGGGCCCGCGCACCACGACACTGACATCGTCGAGATCAGCCGTTCGCCGGGCCCGCGCATCGAAAGCATCGATCACGACGGTATGGCCGCGCCGCCGGAGGGCTGCAGCGAGACCGCGAGCGAAGTGCATGTCACCCCAGACGGCACCGCGCCGACCCGCCGGTGCGCAGATCTTGATGGCCCAGCGTTCGGCATCGGGAGTGGGGCGTCGCCACCGACGCACCGGTTCGACCGTACGCCCCTCCCCCGTCCGCCACGACAGGACGTCGAATCCGGCGGCCGTGACGAGGTCGGCGGCGACTCCGCGGTCGCGATCGCTGCCCTTCTGCGAGGGACGCGGTTCGGCGAAGACCAGGGTCGGCTCCTCGAGCACAGGGCGGATGCCGGTGAGGGCTTTGGCCCCCGTCCGAGAGCGCAAGGCGCGCGCGAACGCCGTCGCGGACGTCGGTGCATCGCGCTCCAGCGTCTCGCGCAGCACCGCGTGCGGCAGCGCCATGCTGAGTCCGTGCACGAGGGGGACATCGACGACGGCGTCGAGTGCGTCGAGATCCTCGACCGGATGCTCGGCGAGGATTCCCCACGCGGCGGCACCACCCGTCTCGGCGGCGCCGACGCCGAGGACCGTGCCGTCGAATGCACGGTGCACCGGCAGCGCCACGACGTGTGCGCGAGCGGTGTCGACGAGAGCGTCGATCTCGTCATCCGTGAACTCGGCACGGGAGTCGAGGACCGCACTGACGTCCACGTCGAGCGCCGCTGCGGCGCGATGGAGCATTGCGGGCCAGGTCACGCGGGAGCGTTCGCCGGAGAGCCCGAGTTCGGGGACGACGTCGGCCAGCAGATGCGCCGAGACCCACTGCGACGCATCGACGCCGACGAGAGGGACGATCACGCGGTCGTGGGCGGCTCTGGCGGCCGCCTGCGCGAGCTTGCGGTCGTATCGACGATCGCGCGCTTGGATCGGGCGGATCAGTCCCACATCGCCGGGTGTGCTTTTCACTCCGCGACTCGCCCGGTGCCGCCGCCACGTCCGCGCGGCGGCGAGCGCGCGTCGGCGCATCTCGTCGACGGTCGCTCGCCGGAGGTGTCCCGCCGCCGTCAGCTCGATCTCCGCGTCGCGGTGGGTCCAGGCGTGTTCGAGGCCGGGACCACCGTGCTTCCGGCCGTACTCCTCGGCATCCCACCACGGGTGCACGCGGACGGTCTCCCGCTCGCTCAGCAGGTAGGCGTACAGCGCGGGGACGCGGAAGACCTCCGGCAGCTGGCCCCCCGCGACGATGTCGTCGAACAGCGGGTTCAGGCTCATCCCGCGGCGGAAGCCCCACGCGACGTAGTGCGCGATCGCGATGGACCGGGGTACGCGCGGGAATCCGAGCTGGGTGCCGTAGTACTCGGCATCCACCAGCTCCGAACGGCCGATCGTCCGTGCCCACCAGATGCGATCCGCGGCGCGGACCACCGGTCCGACGACGGGGAGTTCGCGAGAACGGCGGACACTCTCCCGAAGGCGACCCAGGCGCATCCCTCGATTCTACGGGCGCGCCGTCACCGTCTCAGGCGACTCCGCAGCCGCCGCACCCGCGAGAGCAGAGGCTGGTGGGCGTCGATCTCGCGGCGGACGTCCTCGCGCAGCTCGGCCCGGAGACGGTCGACGGCCTCGTCGACGTGCGCGGCGAGCTGGGTCTGGAGCGACGCGAGGTACAGCGGGAGTCCTGGGCCTTCGCGGTGCACCCATTCGGCGAGCGCGCGGTCGCGCACCACCGCGTCGTCGCGCGCGTGCTCGGCCGCGAGACCGAACATGCTGTTGGCGTCGAGGCCGACCGAGTCGGGACGCTGGGTCCAGAACGCCAGCGGCTCCCCCGCGAGGAAGCCGATCTCGTGATCGCGCAGCATCCGCAGGTAGAGGTCCCAGTCCTCGACGGCGTCGAGCGTCTCGTCGTACCAGCCGATCTCCTCGTGCAGGCGGCGTCGATAGACGACCGAGATCGGGACGGCCCGATTCACGCTCATCATCTCGCCGAGGGAGATGCGGCTCATACCCGCCCAGAACGGGGCGCGGCCGACCTCGACCCAGGTGCCGCCGCGGTTCTCCTCGTAGACGATCTCGGTCGCCGCCGACACGGCCGCGTGCGCGGCGTGCGCGTCGAGCCACGCGACCGTGCGCTCGAGGAAAGCGGGATGCCACCGGTCGTCGTCGTCGTGCAGCACCACGTACTCGGTCTCGAGGGCCCGCACACCCGCATTCGCCGCGACGCACCGTCCGCCGTCGCCGGGGGCGATGTGGACGACGCGCACGCGATCGCCGAGTGCCGCCTCGTCGACGAGGGCATCGACCTCGGCCGCGTCACCGCCGTCGTTGACGACGACGACCTGCCAGTCGTCGGACCGCTGCGCGGCGATGTCGCCGAGCGCCCGACGGAGGAACGCCGGGCGGTGGCGGGTGCGGACGACGATCCCGGCGCGTGCAGGCATGCGTTCGAGCATAGGGGCGGACGCTCCCGCCGTGTGCTCGTCGAGAGCGCTTAGAGCTCGGCGTGCAGCGCCCAGATGCGGTCGGCGCAGGGCTCCCAGGCGAAGCCCTTCGCGCGGTCGCCGGCGAGCACCCGCAGGCGCGCGCCGTCCTCGCCCAGAGCCCGCGTCAGCGCGGCCCCGAGGTCGTCCGCGGGCGCGAGGGCCACGGCATCCGCGAGGACCTCCCGGTGCACGGGCGTGTCGACCGCGACGATCGGGACGCCGACGGCCAGCGCATCGACCGCGCGCCAGGGCCAGTCGGTCCGGGCGCACCCCGAGACGAAGGCGGACGCGTGCGAGAGCACGGCCGCGCGATCCCACTGATCGAGCGAACCGCGCGCGTGCACGCGCGCCTCGGGGATCCCGGCGGCGACGGCGAGCTCGACGACCGCGGGCTCCTCCCCCTCGGGCACGTCGAGGACGACGACGTCGCCCTCCCAGTGCGCGGCCGTCACGGCGGCGAAAGCGTCCGCGAGGCCGTCGGAGGTTGCGCTGCCGCCCGCGAGGGCGAGCATCGACGTGGGCAGGTCGAGGGCGCGAAGACGACCGACCGCGTCCGACGGAACACGCATCCCGGCGGCCGGCGCCCCACCGATCACGCGGATCTTCGACACGAGCTTGGCCTTGGCCAGTTCGCCGAGCCGCTCGGCCATCGCGTGCGTGGGGACGACGACGGCGTCAGCGTGCTTCGCGACGCGGGACAGCAGAGCCCGGGAGGCGAGAGCCTCGGCGCGCGGCAGCTCGTCGGGCGTCTCCCACGCGCGGAGGTCCCAGAGCGTCACGACGATCTGGTGCGTCTCGTTGACCCGGTCGTGTCGGACGAGCGGGGCGAGCGCCGTCGGTGAATGGATCAGCCCCTTGCCGACGCCGGGGGCGACGCCCAGCTGCCAGGAGGCCGCGAGCTCGCGCCGGCGCATGGACAGGCGGGTCTCGGCGGACAGCCCGGTCACACCGGCATCCTCGGGCAGGCCGGGCGAGGGGACGATGCTGGCGACGTCGCATCCGCGCGGAGCGGTGTCGATCAGCGCCTGCGCGAGAGACGCCGAGGCCTCGGCGAGATCACGGGAGGTGGGGGCGACGAGCTGGTCCAGCACGACGCGCAGAGTGACGGTCACGGGGCGGGTGTCTCCGTCTCGGTGGGGGGATGCAGCTTGTCGTGGACCATCTGCTGGACCTGGGCGTAGTCCGGGTCGAACTCGTCGACCCCGCCGTCGGGCGTGAGCTCGATGGTCGAGACGGGCTGGTCCTTCGCCTTCAGCGCGAGGTCGACCAGCGTCGGGGCGATGAGCCCCTGCGGGAGGTCGGTCTCGACGATGTTCGTCCCCGCCGCGGCCACCTCCTGGAAGTGGGTGAGGACGTTCTGGGGGGTGAACTGCGCGAGGATCGCCTCCTGCAGCTGGCGCTGGCGCCGCATGCGGTCGAAGTCGCTCGTCGTGTAGCGCGAGCGGGCGTACCACTGCGCGGTGTCGCCGTCCATGTGCTGCGCGCCCGGCTCGATCCATCCGAAGGCCCAGTCGTCGACGGGCTGGCCGTCGTAAGCGGGCCCGCCCTTGGGCAGACGCTCGTCGACGGTGATGTCGACGCCGCCGAGGGCGTCCACCAGATTGGCGAAGCCCTTCATGTCGAGGAGCACGTAGTACGGGATCTGGATGCCGAGGATGCCCTCGGCCGCGTCCTTGGTCGCCTCGATGCCCGGCTCGGAACCGTGGGCGACGGCATCCGGGTACAGGGCATTTCCGTCCTGGCAGACCTCGACCTCGGTGCGCAGCTGGTTGATGCCGCTGCCCCAGCCGCAGGTCGGGTCGAACTTGCCCTCGTGCCCGTTGGGGTACTTGTCCTGCATGGGACCGGGGGCGAAGGGGAAGTTCGGCATGTCGCGCGGGATGCCGGTGATGGTCACCGCGCCGGAGGCCGCGTTGATCGAGACCACCGAGATGCTGTCGAAGCGCATGGAGTCGCGGCCTTCACCGGAGTCGGCCCCGAGCAGCAGGATGTTGTAGTAGCCGTCGGACGGGGGGACGACGGGAGCGGACTGCGCGAAGATCTCCGCGAACGCGTCACGCGTCGTGCCGGCCGTCTGCACCGCCCATCCCGCGCCCGCCACCAGCGTGCTGGTGAGACCGATCGAGACGATCGCGATGCCGAAGCGTGCGAGCGGACCGGTCCGCACGAGCCGGACCAGACGCAGAGTGTCGATCGTCAGCACGATCCAGAGCACCGCGTATCCGATGAGCACGCCCTGGACGAGCGTGAGCGGCACCCAGCGGAACCACGAGAGGAAGTCGGGGATGGAGGAGCCGGTCGCGATGGCGAACACGGTGCTGGGCGCGAGAAGGGCGCCGAGCGCGATGAGCACGATCATCACCCACAGCGCGAGGGTCGCCCCGAGCCCGAACCGACCGAGGCGCCTGTTGCCCGCCAGCACCTGCGCGGAGCCGGGGAGGAGCAGGTTCGCGACGATCAACCACCAGCCGCGGCGCGTCATGACCGACGTCGACCCGAGGTCGGGATTGCGCAGGGGACGCTGCTCGACCAGCGAGGAGCGCCCGGACGCGCGCGGCGGCGCGAGCGTCATAGGGACTCCTTGAGTCGGCGGTTCTTCTCTTCGACCTGGATCTCCAGGTCGCGCGCGTAGGCCTCGACGCGGTCGCCGATCTCGGGGTCGGCCGCGCCGAGGACGCGAGCGGCCAGGAGTCCCGCGTTCTTCGCCCCGTTGATCGACACGGTCGCCACGGGGATCCCCGCAGGCATCTGCACGATGCTCAGGAGCGAGTCCAGTCCATCGAGGGTGGCGAGCTGGACGGGGACGCCGATCACGGGCAGGGCGGTGACGGATGCCAACATGCCGGGCAGGTGCGCGGCACCCCCGGCCCCGGCGATGATGGCGCGGAGCCCCCGGGCGCGGGCCTCCCGCCCGTACCGCACGAGCTTGTCGGGAGTGCGGTGGGCCGAGACGACCTCGACCTCGTGAGGGATGCCGAACTCGGTGAGCACCTCGGAGGCCGCGTTCATCACCCGCCAGTCGGAGTCGGAGCCCATGACGACGCCGACCACGGGCGTCTCGGAGGAATGCAGCGGCCGGGTCACCGGTCCAGGCTAGGGCGGCTCGCTGGAAGATCTCGCAACGGCACGCTCAGGAGTTCACCTCAGTCGAAGAACGCCGCCGCCGCGCGCGCTTCGTACACGACGTCGTCGAGATCCTCGCCCGTCACGTTGACGTGCCCCACCTTGCGACCGGGGCGCGGGGCCTTGCCGTACGTGTGGACCTTCGCGGCCGGGTGGGCCTCGAGCGCGGCCGGGAAGCGCTCCTCGAGCGTCCCCTCGGCGGGACCGCCGAGAACGTTGATCATGACCGCCCAGGGGGCGGTGGCATCCGTCGATCCGAGCGGAAGGTCGAGGACAGCCCGCAGGTGCTGCTCGAACTGGCTCGTGACCGCGCCGTCCTGCGTCCAATGGCCGCTGTTGTGCGGACGCATCGCGAGTTCGTTGATGAGGATGCGCTGGTCGCTGGTCTCGAAGAGCTCGACGGCGAGCATGCCGGTGACGCCGAGTCCGTCCGCGACGGCGACGCCGATGTCGGCGGCGACCCGCTGGACACGGGCATCGGCGCGGGGAGCGGGCGCCACGACCTCGGTGCAGACCCCGCCGCGCTGCACGGTCTCGACGACGGGATACGCCCGCACCTCCCCCGACGGGCGGCGGGCCACCTGCTGGGCGAGCTCGCGAGTGAAGTCCACGAGTTCTTCGACGAGGAGCGCACCGCCGTTGCCGTCCTCGGCGAGAGCGGCGAACCAGTCGTCGGCCTCCGTGGACGCGGAGACGACCCGCACGCCCTTGCCGTCGTACCCGCCCCGGGGCGTCTTGACCACGGCACGACCGCCGTGGGCGTCGAGGAAGGCCTGAAGCTCGGCGGCGTCGGCGACCGCGGCCCAGTCGGGCTGCGGAAGGCCCAGCTCGGCCATGCGCGTCCGCATGACGAGCTTGTCCTGTGCGACGGCGAGCGGCGCGGGTCCGGGGTGGACGGGAACGCCGGCGTCGACGAGCGCGGCGAGCACGTCCTGCGGCACGTGCTCGTGATCGAAGGTGATGACGTCGACGTCGCGCGCGAAGGCCAGCACCGTCTCGGCGTCGCGGTAGTCGCCCACCGCCGACGCCGCGAGCGCGGCCGACATGCCCTCGTCCTCGGCGAGGACGCGGATCTCGATCCCCAGTTCGACGGCGGGCGCGATCATCATCCGCGCCAGCTGTCCGCCACCGATCACTCCGACTCGCAGCGCCATGCCGCTCCCTTCGTCGGGATCCATTCTGTCGGGCCTCTCGCGAGGGTGCGAGCCGGGTGCGTGCCCCGCGGGGGCTTCGACAGGCTCAGCCCCCTCGCCCCGGGAGCCCTCAAGCCCGCGCGATGCCCCAGCCCGCGCGAGGTCCCCGAGCCCGTCGAAGGGACCGGGCCCCGGCGAGGTCCCTGAGCCCGTCGAAGGGACCGGGCCCGCGCGAGGTCAGACGTCGACGGAGCCGGAGCCGAACGCCTGCGAGTCGCGGTGCGCGAGGATCTGGTTGACCTCGACCTGGTCGACGAGCGTCTCGTGCAGGAGGACGGCCTGCGGCACGTTCTTCATCCGCAGCGGCGGCTCCACGCCGTTCGAGAGCGTGAGCGTCCCCGCGCCCCAGAGGCGCTGCAGGACGCCCCGGCGCATCTGGATCGAGTAGCCGCGCACGTGGGAGATCTCCTGACGACGCGAGCCGAAAAAGCCCGAGCGCTCGATCACGCGTCGGGTGGTGATCGTCCACGAGTGCGAGAGCCACACGATGTACGGCAGCACGACGAGCAGCAGCACGACGGCCGCGGCCGCGCTCACGAGCATCCAGTTCTCGAACGGAGCGGGCAGGTTGTCGTAGAAGTACGTCGTCGCCCCCGCGACGGCGATCAGCACGAGGGCCGACCACACGAGGCGCCGGGCGTGCGAACGGATCCGCGCGATACGCAGCTCGGGAGCCGCGGCACCGGGCGCCGGCGTGCGCGGGCGCCCTCCGTAGCTGGTCGGCTGGGTCACCCCTTCATTGTGCGGGGTCGGCGCCGCACCGTCCGGCGCACACGCGGGGCGCGCCCCTCAGCGCACGTGGACGACGTCGCCCGCCGACACGGCCTCGACGATCGTTCCCGCCTCCACGACCAACCGGCCCGTCTCGTCCAGACGCGTCGCGCGACCCGAGAGCGTCGTGCCGTCGGGGAGGGAGACGGTCACGTCCCGGCCCACCGTGGCGCAGAGCTTCTCGATGTCGCTGTGCACGCGCTCCTCGCGACCCCCGGAGAGCGCAGTCAGGAGTTCGGAGAGTCCCGTGACGTAGTCCGCGATGAGGCGGTCCTCGTCGCACTCCGCTCCGATCGCCGCGAACGAGGTCGCGGTCGTCACGGGGAGATCGGCTCGGCTCATCCGCGTGTTCACGCCCGCCCCCACCACGACGGTGTCGAACGTTCCGGGCACCGCCTCGGCCAAGATGCCGCAGATCTTGCCCCCGTCCACGAGCACGTCGTTCGGCCACTTCAGCTCCGTCGTGCCGCTGTGCCCGGCGAGCTGGGCACCCACCGCACGCGTCATCGCCGCCCCTGCCGCGAGCGGGATCCAGCCGCGCAGCGCCGGGGGCACGGTCGAGGCGTCGACCACGACCGAGACGGCGATCGCCGTCCCCGCCGGGGCGGTCCAGCTGCGGTCGAGGCGCCCCCGTCCGGCGCGCTGGTCGCGCGTGACGAGGAGAGAGAGGTGCGGCCAGCCCGCGGGGTCCGCGGCGACCGCCGCGACGACATCGGCGTTGGTGGAGTCGGTGGTCTCGACCACCTGGACGCGGGGGCTGACGGCGGCGGTGCGCGGGTATCCGGCTTCGGGGATCGGCATGCCCACACCCTAGGGAATCGTCGAGGCGACGGCATCCGCTTGCACTTCCCGTTCTCGGCACGGCGCGCGACGAACCTGGACGGATGCCACAGTGCCTTGCGGATTCGCTTGTGCGCACCCTCCAACGTCGGCGACGAGGCTGTCGCTAGGGTGGAAGGCGTGACCGACCAGCCCGATCTCTTCACCACCGCCGGCAAGATCGCGGACCTGCGCACCAGGTTCCAGGAGGCGGTCGTCGACGCCGAAGCCTCAGCCCGCGACAAGCAGCACGCGAAGGGCAAGCTCACCGCGCGCGAGCGCATCGAGATGCTCGTGGACCCGGGCTCCTTCGTCGAGCTCGACGAGTACGTGCGCCACCGCACGACGGCGTTCGGCATGGACAAAGCGCGTCCCTACGGGGACTCCGTCGTGACGGGCACGGGCACGATCCACGGCCGGACCGTCGCCGTCTACGCGCAGGACTTCTCGACCTTCGGCGGGTCGCTGGGCGAGGTCGCCGGCGACAAGATCATCAAGGTGATGGAGCTGGCGCTGCGCAGCGGCATCCCGATCATCGGCATCCTGGACTCCGGCGGAGCCCGCATCCAGGAGGGTGTAGTGGCCCTGGGCAAGTACGGCGAGATCTTCCGCCTGAACACGGCGGCCTCGGGCGTCATCCCGCAGATCTCGCTCATCATGGGCCCGGCCGCGGGCGGCGCGGTGTACTCCCCCGCCCTCACCG
This portion of the Microbacterium testaceum StLB037 genome encodes:
- a CDS encoding glycosyltransferase family 9 protein — its product is MRSLLRRAVWQINAIRHRDPLSPAVFARLFGARRRRPWDPTVRPRRIVVLRSDEIGDTSTTLALFAAIRAHWPEATVHFVLKPGPATMFHATPTVDRVIEWMPVTEGSALKRQILTARQGLRRFGLRGYDLAILPRWDFDDTPVRYLAVASRARSVVGFAPVPEREPEWFGPQDKLLTDVISRGTTPRLTVGQLRRVAEYLGLPWEDHRLPPVGRGLFDDADLRAATAKASLGDTDGIVVGLGIGARDAKRQWPVEDLAEVMQNLAAERPVAVQILGGGVDTARARELVSLLEARGIRAVDLAGKLSLSESAAAISRCDVFLGNDSGLQHISSSLEVPTVVVTCHPASGSPWSDNAPERFGPWSARSAMLQPSHPADGCVDECVAREPHCIRAVRPDEVTAAVEGLLREPTD
- a CDS encoding glycosyltransferase family protein; protein product: MRLGRLRESVRRSRELPVVGPVVRAADRIWWARTIGRSELVDAEYYGTQLGFPRVPRSIAIAHYVAWGFRRGMSLNPLFDDIVAGGQLPEVFRVPALYAYLLSERETVRVHPWWDAEEYGRKHGGPGLEHAWTHRDAEIELTAAGHLRRATVDEMRRRALAAARTWRRHRASRGVKSTPGDVGLIRPIQARDRRYDRKLAQAAARAAHDRVIVPLVGVDASQWVSAHLLADVVPELGLSGERSRVTWPAMLHRAAAALDVDVSAVLDSRAEFTDDEIDALVDTARAHVVALPVHRAFDGTVLGVGAAETGGAAAWGILAEHPVEDLDALDAVVDVPLVHGLSMALPHAVLRETLERDAPTSATAFARALRSRTGAKALTGIRPVLEEPTLVFAEPRPSQKGSDRDRGVAADLVTAAGFDVLSWRTGEGRTVEPVRRWRRPTPDAERWAIKICAPAGRRGAVWGDMHFARGLAAALRRRGHTVVIDAFDARARRTADLDDVSVVVRGPYRIDPVGPGVSLQWIISHPDDLTRGELAQFDRVFAASERWSARTRERWGIDVQPLLEATDTDLFHPRGVDRTDEIVFVGTARGIARPSVVVPLRAGLPVRVYGPDWRPFIPHSAIAAQTIAHAELPRRYESASIVLNDQWPAMRRQGFIAMRPFDVVAVGGRVISEDVDGIEEIFGGAVIAYRDERHLLELLEADPDEIFPDRVRLGQIAERVRAEHSFDARAAILDEAARSARSARSARTGR
- a CDS encoding glycosyltransferase family 2 protein; this translates as MPARAGIVVRTRHRPAFLRRALGDIAAQRSDDWQVVVVNDGGDAAEVDALVDEAALGDRVRVVHIAPGDGGRCVAANAGVRALETEYVVLHDDDDRWHPAFLERTVAWLDAHAAHAAVSAATEIVYEENRGGTWVEVGRAPFWAGMSRISLGEMMSVNRAVPISVVYRRRLHEEIGWYDETLDAVEDWDLYLRMLRDHEIGFLAGEPLAFWTQRPDSVGLDANSMFGLAAEHARDDAVVRDRALAEWVHREGPGLPLYLASLQTQLAAHVDEAVDRLRAELREDVRREIDAHQPLLSRVRRLRSRLRR
- a CDS encoding glycosyltransferase translates to MTVTLRVVLDQLVAPTSRDLAEASASLAQALIDTAPRGCDVASIVPSPGLPEDAGVTGLSAETRLSMRRRELAASWQLGVAPGVGKGLIHSPTALAPLVRHDRVNETHQIVVTLWDLRAWETPDELPRAEALASRALLSRVAKHADAVVVPTHAMAERLGELAKAKLVSKIRVIGGAPAAGMRVPSDAVGRLRALDLPTSMLALAGGSATSDGLADAFAAVTAAHWEGDVVVLDVPEGEEPAVVELAVAAGIPEARVHARGSLDQWDRAAVLSHASAFVSGCARTDWPWRAVDALAVGVPIVAVDTPVHREVLADAVALAPADDLGAALTRALGEDGARLRVLAGDRAKGFAWEPCADRIWALHAEL
- a CDS encoding LCP family protein, whose protein sequence is MTLAPPRASGRSSLVEQRPLRNPDLGSTSVMTRRGWWLIVANLLLPGSAQVLAGNRRLGRFGLGATLALWVMIVLIALGALLAPSTVFAIATGSSIPDFLSWFRWVPLTLVQGVLIGYAVLWIVLTIDTLRLVRLVRTGPLARFGIAIVSIGLTSTLVAGAGWAVQTAGTTRDAFAEIFAQSAPVVPPSDGYYNILLLGADSGEGRDSMRFDSISVVSINAASGAVTITGIPRDMPNFPFAPGPMQDKYPNGHEGKFDPTCGWGSGINQLRTEVEVCQDGNALYPDAVAHGSEPGIEATKDAAEGILGIQIPYYVLLDMKGFANLVDALGGVDITVDERLPKGGPAYDGQPVDDWAFGWIEPGAQHMDGDTAQWYARSRYTTSDFDRMRRQRQLQEAILAQFTPQNVLTHFQEVAAAGTNIVETDLPQGLIAPTLVDLALKAKDQPVSTIELTPDGGVDEFDPDYAQVQQMVHDKLHPPTETETPAP
- the purE gene encoding 5-(carboxyamino)imidazole ribonucleotide mutase, whose amino-acid sequence is MGSDSDWRVMNAASEVLTEFGIPHEVEVVSAHRTPDKLVRYGREARARGLRAIIAGAGGAAHLPGMLASVTALPVIGVPVQLATLDGLDSLLSIVQMPAGIPVATVSINGAKNAGLLAARVLGAADPEIGDRVEAYARDLEIQVEEKNRRLKESL
- a CDS encoding 5-(carboxyamino)imidazole ribonucleotide synthase; amino-acid sequence: MALRVGVIGGGQLARMMIAPAVELGIEIRVLAEDEGMSAALAASAVGDYRDAETVLAFARDVDVITFDHEHVPQDVLAALVDAGVPVHPGPAPLAVAQDKLVMRTRMAELGLPQPDWAAVADAAELQAFLDAHGGRAVVKTPRGGYDGKGVRVVSASTEADDWFAALAEDGNGGALLVEELVDFTRELAQQVARRPSGEVRAYPVVETVQRGGVCTEVVAPAPRADARVQRVAADIGVAVADGLGVTGMLAVELFETSDQRILINELAMRPHNSGHWTQDGAVTSQFEQHLRAVLDLPLGSTDATAPWAVMINVLGGPAEGTLEERFPAALEAHPAAKVHTYGKAPRPGRKVGHVNVTGEDLDDVVYEARAAAAFFD
- a CDS encoding PH domain-containing protein, with product MTQPTSYGGRPRTPAPGAAAPELRIARIRSHARRLVWSALVLIAVAGATTYFYDNLPAPFENWMLVSAAAAVVLLLVVLPYIVWLSHSWTITTRRVIERSGFFGSRRQEISHVRGYSIQMRRGVLQRLWGAGTLTLSNGVEPPLRMKNVPQAVLLHETLVDQVEVNQILAHRDSQAFGSGSVDV
- a CDS encoding biotin--[acetyl-CoA-carboxylase] ligase; the protein is MPIPEAGYPRTAAVSPRVQVVETTDSTNADVVAAVAADPAGWPHLSLLVTRDQRAGRGRLDRSWTAPAGTAIAVSVVVDASTVPPALRGWIPLAAGAAMTRAVGAQLAGHSGTTELKWPNDVLVDGGKICGILAEAVPGTFDTVVVGAGVNTRMSRADLPVTTATSFAAIGAECDEDRLIADYVTGLSELLTALSGGREERVHSDIEKLCATVGRDVTVSLPDGTTLSGRATRLDETGRLVVEAGTIVEAVSAGDVVHVR